Below is a window of Undibacterium sp. YM2 DNA.
TTCCGGTTGCGATGAAGCTGGGTATTGATCCTGTTCACTTCGGTATCATCATGGTGGTCAATATGGAGGTGGGTATGTGTCATCCTCCAGTGGGCTTGAACCTGTATGTGGCGTCAGGAATCACCAAAATGGGGATTACTGAATTGACTGTGGCTGTTTTGCCATGGCTGATGACGATGATAGGCTTCCTTTTGTTGATTACCTACGTACCGCAAATCACAATGTGGTTGCCAAATTTGATTTACAAATAAGTTAAACAAAGTAAACTGACCAAAGTTTAAAAGAAATTGCCGTGTTTCCCGCAAGGAAATACGGCAATTTTTATTTTGGCAGAATTTAAATTGGTGTTGCCTAGCACATTTTTTAGGTTTATGATCGTTTTTCACATATCTGCAACAATGCACCGTTTTGTATCATTTTTGTTTTGAAAGCCAAAACTTGTCATGCTATATTCACGGCAGTTCAGATTTTTGCAAGACTAAGATCAATAAGAAAAAGGCACACAGGTTTAAAAGGCGGTAGTGCAAAATAACGGTAACGATACCGTACACACTGAGGAGACGCGCGTTTTTACTACAAGCTGAGTGGATGTGATAAATTAAAAAAAATCGCATACGCTAAACAGCCGAAAACGCGAAAGATGTTTTAAGGGCGCATCGGATGATGCGCCTTTTTTCTTTTGTCAAAAAGGAAAACCATGTCGAATAAAGAAGCTAAGGAATCCAGGGAAACGGGCTTTTTCTCCGCCATCGTCGAAGCCCCTTTTGGGGCCGTTGGCATACGTTGCGAAGACCAGAAAATCAGTGAACTGGTTTACTTGCCGCCACGTTTCCAGGAAAAAGCACCATCAGACAAAGTGGCTGAAAAAGCCGCCAGGCAAATAGCGGCTTATCTGGAAAATCCCGACTTTCAATTTGACCTGCCTTTGAAAGAGGCCGGCACGGCATTTCAGGGCAAGGTGTGGCATGCTATTTCTTCCATACCGCGCGGCCAGGTGCTGACCTACGGCCAGATTGCCAAGCATATACGCTCGGCACCACGTGCGGTTGGCCAGGCCTGCGGTGCCAACTGGTACCCGCTGGTTATCCCATGTCACCGCGTGACTGCTGCTGGTGGCCTGGGGGGCTTTGCCCACAATGATGATGAAACCGGATTCCACCTTGGTGTAAAGCGCTGGCTGCTGACACATGAGGGCGTGGCCGGCTTTACCCAGGAAAAATTGTGGAAGTAAAACCGCTGCCTGTCATCTTGCCGGAAAAATTGACGTCGCAAATCGATCAGTTTTGCGACGCACTATGGCTGGAAGACGGGCTGGCAAAAAATACCATAGAGGCTTACCGCCGCGACATGCGCCTGTTTGCCGAGTATTTGCACACAGATCAAGGTAAACATCTGTACGAAGTCAATCATGCTGACATAGGCAATTACATTGCAGCCAAACACGGCACATCCAAAGCCAGTTCTGCTAACCGGCGCATGAGCGTACTAAAGCGATTTTATTTGCTGGCATTCCGTCAAAACCTGATCAGTGTCAATCCTTGCACCAAATTGCGCTCGGCCAAACAGGGACAGCGTTTGCCCAAAACCCTGAGCGAAGCCCAGGTCGTTGCCTTGCTGCAGGCACCGGATGAGACCAATCCCCACGGCTTGCGCGACAAGACCATGCTGGAACTATTGTATGCCTGTGGCTTGCGTGTCAGTGAGTTGGTGGGTTTGCGCTCCATAGAAGTCGGCTTGAACGAAGGCGTGCTGCGTATCACCGGCAAAGGCGACAAAACCAGGCTGGTGCCGTTTGGCGAAGTAGCCCGCGCCTGGCTGGAACGCTATCTGCGTGAAGGCAGGCCAGCCATACTGAATGGCCAGATAGATGATGCCTTGTTCGTCACAGCCCGCGGTGGTGCCATGACCCGGCAGATGTTCTGGATACTCATCAAGAAGTATGCGACACAGGCTGAGATTACTACCCATTTGTCACCCCATACCTTGCGCCATGCTTTTGCGACACACCTGTTGAATCATGGTGCCGATTTGCGGGTAGTGCAGCTGCTGTTGGGTCATGCGGATATTTCAACGACGCAGATTTATACGCATGTGGCACGTGAACGTCTGAAAAAGTTGCATGCGATACATCATCCGCGTGGCTGAGCAAATTTGTGGCAGACAAAAAAATCCACGCTGATCAGCGTGGATTTTTTAATTGAAGCGCATTGATTTATTTTACTGCCGTATTCTCATCCAGGAATTTTTCTACCCTGGTCCAGAAATCGACATTGTTTTTCAATAAACCCCAGACATGCGCTTCTTCTGGATAAACTATCCATTCCACTTTTTTGTTGTGCGCTTTGACTGCGTCGTAAAACTTGGTACCGTGAATAATGGGGACGCGCACATCTGCACCGCCATAGGCCAATATCAAGGGGCTTTTAAGCCTGGAGGCTTGTTGCAGTGGCGATGTACGCTGCAACTGTTCAGCATCTTTTTGTTGATCACCAATGAGCTTGGGCATGCCGAATTTGGTCCAGGCGTTGCCTGCCGTATCACTCCAGGAAACGTCATACAGCAAATTGATGTCTGATACGCCTACCCAGCTAATGCCACAACGATACAAATCGGGTTCTTTGATCAATCCCATCAGCACAGCGTAGCCCCCATAACTTGCGCCTGCAATACAGACGCGTTTTGGATCCGCATAACCCTGTTTGATCGCCCACTCGCGCGCGTCCGCTAAATCATCCTGCATTGCCAGGCCCCATTGTTTCCAGCCAGCCTCGTGCAGTTTTTTACCATATCCTGTGCTGCCACGAAAATCCGGCTCTATGACTGCATAGCCACGGGATGCCAGAAATTGTACGGCAGGTGTCCAGTTCCAGTGACCACCCCTTAGATAGGGGCCGCCATGTACCATTACAACCAGAGGCAGGTTTTTTGCAGGACGCCCTTTTGGCAAGGTCACATAAGCCGGAATTTCCATGCCATCGCGGGCTTTGTACCTGACAAAATCACGATAGGCCATTTTGCTAGTATCAATATCAGGAAGGACTTCACCCAGGGGTGTTAGTTTTGATGTAGCTGCATTGAATAGTAAAAAACTGCCTGGATGCGTGTCCGAAAAAGACTTGACGAGTCTGATGTCAGAATCTGGATTTCTTCCTATGTCAACATTATTTACCCTATCTGGTAACAAGGCATCAATTTGGCCTTGTATCCTTTTCTCTTTTTCATCTAACCATAGAGTACCTGGGGCATCGCTCTCATAACGAATGCCGGCAATTTTATTCTGCTTACTGTTAAACAGTATTCTGCCTTCAAAATCAAAGCCATTTAGTTCCATTAAAGGGGAAGCATCCAGTGCTTTCTTTTTAATGTCGTAGCGATAAAGCGCAGCAGTGTCCTTGCCGTTGCGCGCAGTGACGTACAGCTCGCCCTCAGAACTGATAAAAATTGGGACATACCCATCTTCTATGGTTCCATCAAATTTATTTAACAATACCCATGGTGTGTTTTTATTTTCTTTGTAGTGGACGCCGGTGATCCCATCTCTGTTTGATACGGCAATGCGAATTTGCCCGGATTGGTCTTGTAAAAAACTTCCTGAATTTGGTGGTACGCTAACGATTTCAGCTTGTCCGGTACGAGTGTTGACTCTGAATAAATTGATGCCTGAATTTACGCGTTCGGTAGAGGGCTGCCCAACATATACATCATCTGAATTTTCGCTATTAACAGGACTTATAAATTGAGTACTAGCCGGTAGCATACGAAATTTTGGTGCCTCGATGCTGCGGATCCGATCAATTATTTGTCGCGAGTTTTTGCCATCTTTGTCGATTGCAAACAGACCGGTGCCAGCATAGGTGTCGCCTGCACCGGTTTTTTTATCAGAGATTCCGTAAACCAAGCGGTCATTGTTGACCCAATTAAAAAACACTACATCCAGGTTACTGTAGCGAGCCACTACTGTCGGTGTTGCATCACCCTGAGCATTCATCACCAACAACATGGTGCGATTGCTGGTATCTGCTGCCAGGAAGGCGATAAATTCTGCATTCGGTGACAATAGCGCATCGGTAAATTGTGCACTCTTGAAAAAATTTTCAACGGGTATAGGTGTTTCTCTGGCCTGTATTGCCTGAGCATTGACAAGCACCCACGTCAAGGCAAGCATCAATTTTAAAACTGGTTGTGTGATGCGCAGATATATAGTTCGCATATGTTCTCCAGACTTGAATGTATCGAAGGTAAAGCGCGTGGTTTAAAAAAAACGCCTCGTTACACGAGGCGTTTTTACTCTGCAAGATAGAAGCAAACAAACTTCATTCACTTCCCAAATTGCTGGTGATTACCAGAATTTGTAATTCGCGCTAACTGTGAAGTAGCGACCCAGCGGGTTATGCAGAGACTGGTTATAGCCAACTGTACCTGCACCCGGATCATACGGCGCTTTGGAATCAAACAGATTCTGGATGTTGCCGCTGATAGTCAGGTTTTTGATACCTGTGTAAGCATAGTTGACATCGATCGTAGTCCAGCTTGCGATCTTACAATCCATATTGTAGTTGCTGTACTTAGGCAGACCACCGAGGCTGTAGGCTGTGGATGGTTGACCAGTACCGTAGTAGCAATATGGAACTGGGTATTCAACAGTACCATCGTAACGACGCAACAGGGAGACTGAATCAACAAAGTTGATCGAGCCACTTACTGCGTGCGCTCCGTTGGTCCATGCTGTGCTCAGGGATGCTTTCAGTTTTGGAATCGCACCACGATTCAAAGCCCAGTTAGCAACACCAACATTACCGCCAACCAGGTTGAACTCTGGATCGCCAGGTGAACCAGCACTTCTGTAAGAGAAGATATAGTTCAGGTTCAGTTTGGTTGTCAGGTTACCGTAGGCACCCAAAGAAGTACGCAAGGTCGTGTCGATGTCCACACCAGTTGTTTCTGTACTACCCTGATTGATGTATGGGGTAAACACAGAGAAAATCGGGCCGGAATTTGGAATCACATTGCCATTCGCGTCCTTGATCCATGTACCAGGATTGGTATCACGGATAACCAGGCCAGGATACTGGGCTGGATGCTGGATAACAACGTCAGTACCCAGCAAGGCAACTTCGCCTTCTTTCCTGATTTTGTAGAAATCCAGTGCGACGTCAAAGTTCTTGGTCGGTGCCAGGATCAGACCGATAGTCAAGCTCTTGGAGGTTTCTGGTTTCAGGTCAGGGCTGGAACCGGCAACACCGGAAATGCTCTTGCTGCAATCAGACTGATCTGCACCAGTTACCGCTGTTACGCCATCTGGGCAACGGATAGGATCAGCTGTCGTGGTGAAGTACTGTGTACCACCTTTAACAATCTGATTCAAAGCCGGAGCACGGAAGCCTTCAGCATAGGTACCACGGAAAGAAATGCTGTCGTTTGGTGTCCATTTCAGGCCCACTTTTGGTACAAAAGAACCTTTCAGATTTGGATATTTATCGTAACGACCGGCAAAATCCATTTCAAAAGTTTTGCTGAATGGTGTGCGCAATTCTACGAAAGCAGAGCTGACATTACGCTCGCCAGACAAGAATTGATTGACCAGGCCCAAAACGTTACCGCTTGCTGTTGCAGGGTCAGGCGTCAACTGCATTTTTTCTTTGCGCAATTCAAAACCTGTCGCCAGGCCAATTGCACCACCAGCCAACTGGCCGATTTCAGTACTGGCTTTGGCATCCCACTGAGTAATTTCAGAGGAATTGTGGTTGACCAGTGGACGACTGACGGATGGGTCAGCAGCTACTTGAGCAATCGATTTATTTTGCGTGATCAGTTTTTGAACAGCGTCTAACTGGATGAAGCCATTCAAGGTTTCTTCACGTTTGACTTTATTCCAGAGAATTGCTGTTTCCCAATCCCAGTTGAAATTGCTGCCCTTGATACCTGCTACCAGACGTGCTGCATCATTTTCATTTTTGGAGCCGCCAGGAATATTTTCAAAGCGGTACAAAATCGCTGCACGAGAAGTCGGGAACGGATTGTCAGGATGGCCAACAGGCAAGATCGCCTGGAAGCTTGCAGCTGCACCCAGTTGTGGGAACGCAGACGCTGCTGTACGGCCGTCGATAGTACGTGATACGCCAGTGTATTTGCGTTCTGTTTTGGAGTAAGCGAATTCACCGAAAGCGCTGATATTGTCATTGATGCGCAATTGACCGCGGGACAGGAAGTTAATATCCTGAGCTGCGCCTTGAGATTCAAGGTATTGGTTACCGTTATAGTTACAGAATGTACGGCCTGTCAGGTAGCTGGTCGCTGCCAGGTTGTACTGCGGGCCACCCACCAGTTGCTGGGAAGTAGGGCAGTTCAGCGCATTGACGATATTCGCATTAGGGAATGCGCCACTGGTGAAGAAGGAATTGCTGCCAGGTGTACGTTCTCTGAAGAAGATAGGGCTGGCGCTGATAGAGCTGTAGTAAGGAATCAATGTCGCATTGATATCCTGGTACATGCTTTTTTCCCAGGCAGTAGCATCTTGCAGTTTGGTGCTGTCGCGCTTGGAGATATCCAATGTCGCAAAGACGTTGTAGCCGTCGTTGGAGAAATTACCTACACCAGCGAAAATATTGGCTTTTTGACGGCCAAATTTGCTGTGGGCATCAGAGGATACAGAGGCAGAAGCTTGCGCGCCCTGGTAATCCTGCTTGGTAATAAAGTTGATGACACCGGCAATAGCGTCAGAGCCATACACCGCAGATGCGCCATCTTTGAAAATATCAATGCGTTCAAGCGCAGAGATAGGGATCGAATTCAAGTCATACAGTGTGGATTGACCGTCGTTTGGATTGGCATACGCTGCTGGCGTCATGCGGCGGCCATTCAACAGGATCAAGGTGGACGAAGAACCCAGTCCACGCAAGGATGCAGTTGCGACACCTTTGGAGAAACCGCCATCGACGTTATCAAGCGCGCCGCCCGTACCGATCGCAGGGATTTTCTTCAAGAAGTCAGTGACAGTTGCAGCACCGCTTTCACGAATTTCTTTTGCAGTAATAATTTGTACTGGAGACGTACCTTCTTTATCCGTGCGCTTGATGTTAGAGCCGGTAATTTCAATACGTTGTGGTGCTTCAGTCTGAGCGTGGGCAAAACCCCCGATCAGCATGGAGCCAGCAAATACGCTGAGCGCCAGGCGCACGGACTGCACGCCTATTTTTTCTTTAAATATCATTATTGTTCCCTCTTTGTTGATAGACCAGATGCAATCGGGTGCCGGATCCGTTTGGCAGACAGGTTTAGTTCAGAAATTTTGTAAATTTACAAACAATCCTGTGCTGCTGCCTGATGAAATGCTGCCAAATCCATCCTCTTTATAATTGCGTGCGGGAAGTGAAAGGCAATGAATCAAACAGAACTTTATTATGTAAATAAAATACCTTTCGGGGAAAGCATTTGTTACTTTTTTTTGAGCGCTTGTTGTTTGACGACGACAGGAAATGAAAATTTAATTTCTAATTTTCCATGAAAATGACTTTTCAATATCTTTTTGAAAATTCATTTATATCGATATAAATTCCGGTTATAAGCTTATAAAAGCTGGAAAAAAGTATCAGTTTCAAGAAAATATGATGGATTTGCGGTCATTTAGCGGTTTAATATAAACCCGAGAAATGCGAAAAAATTTTCAAATTTCCGAATTTCTGTAAAAATCCAACCTATTGATAAGTTCCTGCAATATGTAAGAACTTGTAACGAGAAACAAGGTCTATGAACTGAGCAAATCCTTGCTTAGTGAGTAGTTTGCGGCCAATTCATCCAACCAGGAAAAAATATGAAATTGTCAAAAGAAGTACATTTTAAGAAAAAGACCTTACTCCTTTTGTTATGTGCATTGAGTGAGGCAGCCCTTGCCCAGACACCTCCCGCGACCCCGGCCGCTGCACCTGCTACAAATGGCGCTGCGACAGCTACACCAGCGGTTGCGCCAGCGCCTGCAGCAACACCTCCTGCCGGATTGCGTCCTTTTAAAGATGTTATCAAAGACGCTAAAGAGCTCAAGGGATTTTTTAATTTGTACCAGAAAGACGACAAAGTCTGGCTGGAAATTCGCCCCGAGCAATTTGATAAACCATTCCTGTTTACTTACAACATCCCGAATAGCATAGGTGAGCGTGGTTTGTATGGCAGCCAGATGGGTCGTGGATATCAGGCCGTGTTCAAAAAAATTGGTAATCAGGTACAACTGCTGGCCAAGAATACCCAGTTTTATGCCACTCCAGGCACGCCACAGGCGCTCGCTGTTTCACAAGCGTTTTCCGATAGTCTGCTGGCCAGCGCCAGCGTATTGAGTACGCCCAATTCAGAGTCGAAAGGCATCCTGGTCGATGCCAGTGCCTTGCTGTTTAATGATATCCCTGGTTATTCAACGAGCCTGGAATATGCCTATCGCGCCATGTATGTGCTGGACAAGGCCAACACCAGCTTTGGCAAGCTGAATACGGATGAGTCTCTGGCAGGTTTGTTTGTGAATGCACATTTCATGACACCGCGCATTGCTGCGTCTCCATTGGTACCACCGCCGGTAGCTCTCCCTACGCCCCCACAAACGACACCTGATCCGCGCAGCTTTTTCGTCGGTTTCTATTTTAATTTCTCAGCGCTGCCAACCGAAGCCATGCGACCACGCCTGGCAGATGACAGGCTCGGGCATTTTGTGACGACCAGCTACGATTTCACCGAAGACATCAAACCCAAGACTTCGCGTTACTACGTGAATCGCTGGCGCCTGGAAAAGCAAGACCCGACAGCCGCACTGTCGGAACCAAAACAGCCTATCGTGTATTGGCTGGACAAGAACGTGCCAGAGAAATATCGTAAATCGATCACTGAAGGCGTGCTCGAATGGAACAAGGCTTTTGAAAAGATAGGCTTCAAAAACGCCGTGGTCGTCAAACAGCAAACTGAAAAAGACGCTTTTGATACCATGGATTCTCGCCATGCCTCGATACGCTGGTTTGTCGGTGCAGACGTCGGCTTCGCTATTGGCCCTTCACGTGTCGATGAGCGCAGCGGCGAAATTCTGGATGCAGATATCGGTATGTCGGATGTCTTTGCCCGTGGTGCCCGCCGCATGATAGGTGAAGATGCACAGACACATGCGCTGCATGCCCAGGGTGACTGTAATTTTGCCCACGAAGCATCAATGGAAATGGGTTTCGCCATGGACTTGCTGGATGCCCGTGGTGAAATGGACATGGACAGCCCAAAAGCCGAAGCACTGGCACAAGCCTATGTCAAAGACGTCATCATGCACGAAGTTGGCCACACTCTGGGCTTGCGTCATAACTTCCGTTCTTCCACGATCTATACCCTGAAGCAATTGCAAGACCCGGCGTTCACCAAAGTCAATGGCATGGCTGGCTCAGTTATGGACTATGTGCCTTTCAATCTGGCGACCAAGGGTGAGCCTCAGGGCGAATACGTCATGTCTTCCCTCGGCCCCTATGATTACTGGGCAATTGAATATGCCTACAAGCCTATCGATGCCGACAAGGAAAAAGAAGAGCTGACCCGTATTGCTTCACGCTCTACCGAGCCTTTGCTGGCGTATGGTACGGATGAGGATTCTGCGGGCACCATGGTTTCAGACCCCGATGTTAACGTCTTCGATCTGGGTTCTGATCCGCTGGTCTATATACAAAAACGTTTGACGATTTCACGCGAATTGTGGGACAGGCTGCAAACCCGTCAGTTAAAAGCGGGTGACAGCTATGAAACCCTGCGCCGTAGTTTTGAATATGGTTTTGGTCAATTTGCCCGTACCGTACCTCTGGCGACGAAATATGTCGGCGGCACCACTTTCTTGCGTGACCACGCTGGTACTGGCCGTGCCACTTTCACGCCTATCGCGGTAGAACGTCAGCGCCAGGCTTTGAAGCTGGTATCTGACAGCCTGTTCACGGCCAAGAGCTTTGTATTTACACCAGAGCTCCTTAGCCGTTTGGGTGTCGATCACTTCCAGCGTGCCAATCGTAATGACGTGTCTATCTCCACACGTTTGCTGGGTCTGCAAACTGCGGCCCTGGATCAATTGATGTCTGATCTGGTGGCACAACGCATGCTCAATAATGCAGAGAAATTGCGCGACCCTAAAAAGGTATTGTCCCTGCATGAGCTGTACGGAAACCTGCAATCGAATATCTGGAGTGAGCTGGCAAGTGGTACAGATATCAGTTCGGCCCGCCGCAATCTGCAACGTGAACATCTGAAGCGTTTGTCGAATGCCTTGCTGAAACCGTCTGCAACTACACCGGCTGATGCCCGTAGTTTGCAAAGGGAACAGGCAAATCAGTTGTTGGTAGCTATCCGTGGTGCAGTCGGCAAGCCTATGAGCCCGGAATCCCGTGCGCATTTGTCTGAAAGTCTGGCTACTTTGAATGAGGTATTGAAGGCTTCACTGGTGAGGGCTGGCGTTTGATCCAGTCGTTTAAAGTAGTCGTTTAGTGCAGTCATTTTTTGCAGCATACAGTATTAGCATCATTTTCAAATACTGACTTCTGGCAAGCTCGAAGCCCCGTGTAAAAGCACGGGGCTTTTTTCATGTTTGCTGAAAAAATAGAATAGCGAGCGACTGTTTTGCCCTTTACTCAAGCTGAGTAAGTAATGCATGCCAAGTTTTAAATTGAACGCATTTTCCAATTGGATTGCTGATTTATTCTGATATCAAATGCTTGTATAAATGGGAAAAAATTTATCCATTTATTGTTGATGTAGCATTCATTGTGTGATATTTTATAAAATATAATTTAGCAACTTATGCTGACTTAAAAGTGTGCTATCGATATATGTTTTTTGCTGTTTTTTTAAGTTAAAGCAGCCTTTATTTGCCTGTGCTGTTGGGTATATGGCTGGGTGAAGAAGTGCGGAAAAAGAATTCAGGCATGTGGTTGTATGCATGGAAGTGCATAGTCCCGTGCCAGGATGCTGTTCCAGGCACAAAAAGCCGGGAATGGTGCAAATGCTTATGTCTGAACAGACATAATTTATTTACCTACAATGGAGTAGTGTCAAATGCGTTTGATTTCAAATGAAGAATTGAGCCTGATTGCCGGCGGTGACGGTGAA
It encodes the following:
- a CDS encoding methylated-DNA--[protein]-cysteine S-methyltransferase codes for the protein MSNKEAKESRETGFFSAIVEAPFGAVGIRCEDQKISELVYLPPRFQEKAPSDKVAEKAARQIAAYLENPDFQFDLPLKEAGTAFQGKVWHAISSIPRGQVLTYGQIAKHIRSAPRAVGQACGANWYPLVIPCHRVTAAGGLGGFAHNDDETGFHLGVKRWLLTHEGVAGFTQEKLWK
- the xerD gene encoding site-specific tyrosine recombinase XerD, with the translated sequence MEVKPLPVILPEKLTSQIDQFCDALWLEDGLAKNTIEAYRRDMRLFAEYLHTDQGKHLYEVNHADIGNYIAAKHGTSKASSANRRMSVLKRFYLLAFRQNLISVNPCTKLRSAKQGQRLPKTLSEAQVVALLQAPDETNPHGLRDKTMLELLYACGLRVSELVGLRSIEVGLNEGVLRITGKGDKTRLVPFGEVARAWLERYLREGRPAILNGQIDDALFVTARGGAMTRQMFWILIKKYATQAEITTHLSPHTLRHAFATHLLNHGADLRVVQLLLGHADISTTQIYTHVARERLKKLHAIHHPRG
- a CDS encoding S9 family peptidase, encoding MRTIYLRITQPVLKLMLALTWVLVNAQAIQARETPIPVENFFKSAQFTDALLSPNAEFIAFLAADTSNRTMLLVMNAQGDATPTVVARYSNLDVVFFNWVNNDRLVYGISDKKTGAGDTYAGTGLFAIDKDGKNSRQIIDRIRSIEAPKFRMLPASTQFISPVNSENSDDVYVGQPSTERVNSGINLFRVNTRTGQAEIVSVPPNSGSFLQDQSGQIRIAVSNRDGITGVHYKENKNTPWVLLNKFDGTIEDGYVPIFISSEGELYVTARNGKDTAALYRYDIKKKALDASPLMELNGFDFEGRILFNSKQNKIAGIRYESDAPGTLWLDEKEKRIQGQIDALLPDRVNNVDIGRNPDSDIRLVKSFSDTHPGSFLLFNAATSKLTPLGEVLPDIDTSKMAYRDFVRYKARDGMEIPAYVTLPKGRPAKNLPLVVMVHGGPYLRGGHWNWTPAVQFLASRGYAVIEPDFRGSTGYGKKLHEAGWKQWGLAMQDDLADAREWAIKQGYADPKRVCIAGASYGGYAVLMGLIKEPDLYRCGISWVGVSDINLLYDVSWSDTAGNAWTKFGMPKLIGDQQKDAEQLQRTSPLQQASRLKSPLILAYGGADVRVPIIHGTKFYDAVKAHNKKVEWIVYPEEAHVWGLLKNNVDFWTRVEKFLDENTAVK
- a CDS encoding TonB-dependent receptor domain-containing protein, translating into MIFKEKIGVQSVRLALSVFAGSMLIGGFAHAQTEAPQRIEITGSNIKRTDKEGTSPVQIITAKEIRESGAATVTDFLKKIPAIGTGGALDNVDGGFSKGVATASLRGLGSSSTLILLNGRRMTPAAYANPNDGQSTLYDLNSIPISALERIDIFKDGASAVYGSDAIAGVINFITKQDYQGAQASASVSSDAHSKFGRQKANIFAGVGNFSNDGYNVFATLDISKRDSTKLQDATAWEKSMYQDINATLIPYYSSISASPIFFRERTPGSNSFFTSGAFPNANIVNALNCPTSQQLVGGPQYNLAATSYLTGRTFCNYNGNQYLESQGAAQDINFLSRGQLRINDNISAFGEFAYSKTERKYTGVSRTIDGRTAASAFPQLGAAASFQAILPVGHPDNPFPTSRAAILYRFENIPGGSKNENDAARLVAGIKGSNFNWDWETAILWNKVKREETLNGFIQLDAVQKLITQNKSIAQVAADPSVSRPLVNHNSSEITQWDAKASTEIGQLAGGAIGLATGFELRKEKMQLTPDPATASGNVLGLVNQFLSGERNVSSAFVELRTPFSKTFEMDFAGRYDKYPNLKGSFVPKVGLKWTPNDSISFRGTYAEGFRAPALNQIVKGGTQYFTTTADPIRCPDGVTAVTGADQSDCSKSISGVAGSSPDLKPETSKSLTIGLILAPTKNFDVALDFYKIRKEGEVALLGTDVVIQHPAQYPGLVIRDTNPGTWIKDANGNVIPNSGPIFSVFTPYINQGSTETTGVDIDTTLRTSLGAYGNLTTKLNLNYIFSYRSAGSPGDPEFNLVGGNVGVANWALNRGAIPKLKASLSTAWTNGAHAVSGSINFVDSVSLLRRYDGTVEYPVPYCYYGTGQPSTAYSLGGLPKYSNYNMDCKIASWTTIDVNYAYTGIKNLTISGNIQNLFDSKAPYDPGAGTVGYNQSLHNPLGRYFTVSANYKFW
- a CDS encoding zinc-dependent metalloprotease, producing MKLSKEVHFKKKTLLLLLCALSEAALAQTPPATPAAAPATNGAATATPAVAPAPAATPPAGLRPFKDVIKDAKELKGFFNLYQKDDKVWLEIRPEQFDKPFLFTYNIPNSIGERGLYGSQMGRGYQAVFKKIGNQVQLLAKNTQFYATPGTPQALAVSQAFSDSLLASASVLSTPNSESKGILVDASALLFNDIPGYSTSLEYAYRAMYVLDKANTSFGKLNTDESLAGLFVNAHFMTPRIAASPLVPPPVALPTPPQTTPDPRSFFVGFYFNFSALPTEAMRPRLADDRLGHFVTTSYDFTEDIKPKTSRYYVNRWRLEKQDPTAALSEPKQPIVYWLDKNVPEKYRKSITEGVLEWNKAFEKIGFKNAVVVKQQTEKDAFDTMDSRHASIRWFVGADVGFAIGPSRVDERSGEILDADIGMSDVFARGARRMIGEDAQTHALHAQGDCNFAHEASMEMGFAMDLLDARGEMDMDSPKAEALAQAYVKDVIMHEVGHTLGLRHNFRSSTIYTLKQLQDPAFTKVNGMAGSVMDYVPFNLATKGEPQGEYVMSSLGPYDYWAIEYAYKPIDADKEKEELTRIASRSTEPLLAYGTDEDSAGTMVSDPDVNVFDLGSDPLVYIQKRLTISRELWDRLQTRQLKAGDSYETLRRSFEYGFGQFARTVPLATKYVGGTTFLRDHAGTGRATFTPIAVERQRQALKLVSDSLFTAKSFVFTPELLSRLGVDHFQRANRNDVSISTRLLGLQTAALDQLMSDLVAQRMLNNAEKLRDPKKVLSLHELYGNLQSNIWSELASGTDISSARRNLQREHLKRLSNALLKPSATTPADARSLQREQANQLLVAIRGAVGKPMSPESRAHLSESLATLNEVLKASLVRAGV